A window of Firmicutes bacterium HGW-Firmicutes-1 contains these coding sequences:
- the asrC gene encoding sulfite reductase subunit C, which yields MSIDRKKITKNAYRVTKERGKTALRIRVPGGHIETEYFNLIHSIATEYGNGTVHITTRQGFEIPDIDFDKIPEINGKIKPLIESLGLALEVTDGGYPSAGTRNISACIGNRVCPFANDDTTSFAKELEKAVYPNDFHFKIAVTGCPNDCIKAYMQDFGIICTVEPIYEESKCISCNACVDNCSKRVTGALEMKDFSIVRDEKLCIGCGECIRKCPTGAWKRSKQIYYRMVIMGRTGKKNPRMAETFIKWGDRDSMIKIIQNTYDFVDRYIDRSLVKEHIGYIVDRVGFETFKNEVLKDVKLDEKVIVVDQIKFGGYWYKDDVNLTNGNEVN from the coding sequence ATGAGTATTGATAGAAAGAAAATTACTAAAAATGCCTATAGAGTCACGAAAGAAAGAGGCAAAACGGCTCTTAGAATAAGGGTGCCAGGAGGACATATAGAAACAGAGTATTTTAATCTGATCCATTCTATCGCAACAGAGTATGGCAATGGAACAGTTCATATTACAACTCGCCAAGGTTTTGAAATACCGGATATTGATTTTGATAAAATTCCAGAAATCAATGGAAAAATCAAGCCATTGATTGAGTCATTAGGATTGGCGTTAGAAGTAACAGATGGGGGATATCCTTCAGCAGGAACTCGTAATATTTCAGCATGTATCGGAAATCGTGTGTGTCCCTTTGCAAATGATGACACAACAAGCTTTGCAAAAGAGCTTGAAAAAGCGGTTTATCCAAACGATTTTCATTTTAAAATTGCAGTGACGGGCTGCCCTAATGATTGTATTAAAGCGTACATGCAAGACTTTGGAATCATCTGTACAGTAGAACCTATTTATGAGGAGTCAAAATGCATAAGCTGTAATGCATGTGTTGATAATTGCTCTAAAAGAGTTACTGGAGCATTAGAAATGAAGGATTTTTCTATTGTAAGAGATGAAAAACTATGTATAGGTTGTGGTGAATGTATTCGTAAATGTCCAACGGGTGCATGGAAACGAAGTAAGCAAATATATTATCGAATGGTTATTATGGGTAGGACAGGAAAGAAAAATCCAAGAATGGCAGAAACCTTCATAAAATGGGGGGATAGAGATTCTATGATTAAGATTATTCAAAATACATATGATTTTGTTGATAGATATATTGATAGATCATTGGTTAAGGAACATATTGGTTATATTGTGGATCGAGTTGGCTTTGAAACGTTTAAAAATGAGGTACTAAAGGATGTTAAGCTTGATGAAAAAGTAATTGTAGTCGATCAAATTAAGTTTGGTGGGTATTGGTATAAGGATGATGTGAACTTGACAAATGGTAATGAAGTAAATTAA